The Hymenobacter sp. DG01 genome has a segment encoding these proteins:
- a CDS encoding TlpA disulfide reductase family protein, translating into MPYILASCAQLDLKRGAARWGLSLLLVIVCVLSGAAQDVVGIPLVQETGSSRFVFSTQLDTVQTPSSVPKGVSRYLLKYVEFGGSPGPLPTQRVNFLIGRDAQERIVLVPASSPNSLTFRARDQQVLPTTPGNTPPAAFRIALEGAHGSRLLELRPVVYATGERYASAREQDLFLRLELQGHRSMGTLPLGSNSLALRVTHPGYPGLPHDLVYPDSSTQVRMWDEKNAPVTYRLGESFLMHGHLVRLSHLSPAGDSLYVTVTGPEKAPSAYGSTPQLLFQPTESTDVQGQRVRLTGAERPLVLDFWGTWCKPCVALTPALQALHRQYGASIDLVGVALDEPEKVKNYVAAHSIPWPNIVVPANKAHSLLTQLEIREYPTFILVYRGRVLYRGLGAPGLQELTKRLSQLH; encoded by the coding sequence ATGCCCTATATTCTTGCCAGCTGTGCGCAGCTTGATTTGAAGAGAGGAGCAGCTCGTTGGGGACTCTCGTTGCTGCTAGTCATCGTCTGCGTCTTGAGCGGCGCCGCGCAAGACGTTGTCGGAATTCCTTTGGTACAGGAGACGGGCAGCAGTCGGTTTGTATTTTCCACGCAGCTCGACACGGTGCAAACCCCAAGCTCCGTACCGAAGGGGGTTAGCCGTTACCTGCTCAAGTACGTTGAGTTCGGCGGAAGTCCCGGGCCACTGCCCACCCAGCGGGTGAACTTCCTCATCGGGCGCGACGCCCAGGAGCGCATCGTTCTCGTGCCCGCGTCCAGCCCCAATTCATTAACGTTTCGGGCCCGTGACCAGCAAGTGCTGCCAACAACGCCGGGCAACACCCCGCCGGCGGCTTTCCGCATCGCCTTGGAGGGAGCACACGGCTCCCGGCTGCTCGAACTTCGACCGGTGGTCTATGCCACGGGGGAACGGTACGCCTCCGCCCGCGAACAGGACTTGTTTCTTCGGCTCGAACTTCAGGGACATCGGTCCATGGGAACCCTGCCCTTGGGCTCGAACAGCCTCGCCCTCCGCGTAACCCATCCCGGCTACCCCGGCCTCCCCCATGACCTCGTCTACCCAGACTCCAGCACGCAGGTGCGAATGTGGGATGAAAAAAACGCGCCCGTTACCTACCGCCTGGGCGAATCGTTTCTGATGCATGGACACTTGGTCCGGCTTAGCCACCTCAGCCCCGCGGGCGACAGTTTGTACGTAACGGTCACGGGGCCCGAGAAGGCGCCCTCCGCCTACGGGAGTACTCCGCAATTGCTGTTTCAGCCCACGGAATCGACCGATGTACAGGGCCAACGGGTTCGGTTGACGGGCGCCGAGCGGCCCCTCGTGCTGGACTTCTGGGGAACCTGGTGCAAGCCCTGCGTCGCGCTTACCCCCGCCCTACAAGCGCTACACCGACAGTATGGAGCTTCCATCGACCTGGTTGGGGTAGCCCTGGACGAGCCGGAGAAGGTAAAAAACTACGTGGCGGCCCATTCCATCCCGTGGCCTAACATCGTCGTGCCGGCTAACAAAGCGCATTCCTTGCTCACGCAGTTGGAGATTCGCGAGTACCCTACCTTTATTTTAGTATACAGGGGAAGAGTTCTCTACCGTGGATTGGGAGCGCCGGGGCTTCAAGAATTGACTAAGCGCCTATCTCAATTGCACTAG
- a CDS encoding M13 family metallopeptidase codes for MKHRSASPRAGAAALLLTLAGCATSQPTTTATTATPAAAANPAAVAFTTGGRSINPQDVDRSVSPCEDFFQFSGGNWLKNNPVPAYASSWGPRNLLGDRTQATLRQILEEAAANTSAAKGSNAQKVGDFYASGMDSTAIEQAGLKYLQPELKRIAAIKDLKTLQTELARQQTLGTGAFFRAGVGPDRKQSTVYAVNLSQGGLGMPDRDYYLKDDPRSKAVRTAYLTYLTNTFKLMGDSEATAAQKAATVVRVETRLAKASKDRVALRDPNSTYNKMTLAEANKQFPNIGLPGMLAQNGFGAAKEVIVGQPDFFREVSAMMKEEPVADLKTYLTWQLVSSLPSALPKAYADEAFRFQQVQSGAKQQAARWKRMQSATDATLGEAFGQLYVDKAFSPEAKRKALEMVANIKESMAEHIQTNTWMSDATKAEALKKLNALRVKIGYPDKWKDYSELNISRESYLKNVLAARQWNYRQNVKKFGGPIDRNEWGMTPPTINAYYNPPMNEIVFPAGYLQPPFFDPEADDAVNYGAIGGVMGHEMTHGFDDQGRQYDSEGNLRDWWTKADGEEFTRRAAVVGRQYDAFSPLDSVHVNGKLTMGENLADFAGLTIVYGALQKQLDKTYGKGNRPLIDGFTPEQRFFLSWAQLRRQNIRPAALRQQILTDPHSPGQYRTIGPLMNMPAFYQAFGCQQGQKMVRPDAERAVIW; via the coding sequence ATGAAACACCGTTCTGCCTCACCGCGCGCCGGGGCTGCGGCCCTGCTGCTCACGCTGGCCGGCTGCGCTACCAGCCAACCCACAACCACCGCCACTACGGCTACCCCCGCCGCTGCTGCCAACCCGGCCGCCGTGGCTTTCACTACCGGCGGGCGCAGCATCAACCCCCAGGACGTGGACCGCTCGGTGTCGCCCTGCGAAGATTTCTTTCAGTTTTCGGGTGGCAACTGGCTGAAGAATAACCCCGTTCCGGCCTACGCCTCCAGCTGGGGCCCGCGCAACCTGCTCGGCGACCGGACCCAGGCCACGCTCCGCCAGATTCTGGAAGAGGCTGCCGCCAACACCTCGGCCGCCAAGGGCTCCAACGCCCAGAAAGTCGGCGACTTCTACGCTTCGGGCATGGACTCCACCGCCATTGAGCAGGCGGGCCTGAAATACCTGCAGCCCGAGCTGAAGCGCATAGCCGCCATCAAAGACCTCAAAACCCTGCAAACCGAGCTGGCCCGCCAGCAGACCTTGGGCACCGGCGCCTTCTTCCGGGCCGGGGTGGGGCCCGACCGCAAGCAGAGCACCGTGTACGCCGTGAACCTGAGCCAGGGCGGCCTGGGCATGCCCGACCGGGACTACTACCTCAAGGACGACCCGCGCTCCAAAGCCGTGCGCACGGCCTACCTCACCTACCTCACCAACACCTTTAAGCTGATGGGCGACAGTGAGGCCACCGCTGCCCAGAAAGCGGCTACCGTGGTGCGCGTGGAAACCCGTCTGGCCAAAGCCAGCAAGGACCGCGTAGCCCTGCGCGACCCCAACTCGACGTACAACAAAATGACCCTGGCGGAGGCCAACAAGCAGTTTCCCAACATCGGCCTACCCGGCATGCTGGCCCAAAACGGCTTTGGTGCCGCTAAGGAAGTGATTGTGGGTCAGCCGGATTTCTTTCGGGAAGTCAGCGCCATGATGAAAGAGGAGCCCGTGGCCGACCTCAAAACCTACCTAACCTGGCAACTGGTCAGCTCCCTACCCTCGGCTTTGCCCAAAGCCTACGCCGACGAGGCTTTCCGCTTCCAGCAGGTGCAGAGCGGGGCCAAGCAGCAGGCCGCTCGCTGGAAACGCATGCAGTCGGCTACCGATGCTACTCTCGGAGAGGCGTTCGGCCAGTTGTACGTGGATAAGGCGTTTTCGCCGGAAGCCAAGCGCAAGGCCCTGGAAATGGTAGCCAACATCAAGGAGAGCATGGCCGAGCACATCCAGACGAACACCTGGATGAGCGACGCCACCAAAGCCGAAGCCCTTAAGAAGCTGAACGCCCTGCGCGTGAAAATCGGCTACCCCGATAAGTGGAAGGATTACTCCGAGCTGAACATTTCACGCGAGTCATACCTGAAAAACGTGCTGGCCGCCCGGCAGTGGAACTACCGCCAGAACGTGAAGAAATTCGGCGGGCCCATTGACCGCAACGAGTGGGGCATGACCCCGCCTACCATTAATGCCTACTACAACCCGCCGATGAACGAAATCGTGTTTCCGGCCGGGTACCTGCAGCCGCCCTTCTTCGACCCCGAAGCCGACGACGCGGTAAACTACGGCGCTATTGGCGGCGTAATGGGCCACGAAATGACCCACGGCTTCGACGACCAGGGCCGGCAGTACGACTCCGAAGGCAACCTGCGCGACTGGTGGACCAAGGCCGATGGGGAGGAGTTTACGCGCCGGGCCGCCGTAGTGGGACGCCAGTACGATGCCTTCTCGCCCCTCGATTCCGTGCACGTAAATGGCAAGCTGACCATGGGCGAAAACCTAGCTGACTTCGCCGGTCTGACCATTGTGTACGGCGCCCTGCAGAAGCAGCTCGACAAAACCTACGGCAAAGGCAACCGCCCCCTGATTGACGGCTTCACGCCCGAGCAGCGCTTCTTCCTGAGCTGGGCCCAGCTGCGCCGTCAGAACATCCGTCCGGCTGCCCTGCGCCAGCAGATCCTCACCGACCCCCACTCGCCCGGCCAGTACCGCACCATTGGCCCCCTGATGAACATGCCCGCCTTCTACCAAGCCTTCGGCTGCCAGCAGGGCCAGAAAATGGTGCGCCCCGACGCCGAGCGGGCTGTTATCTGGTAG
- a CDS encoding M13 family metallopeptidase — protein MTSKNYLLLTLGTAAGLALTGCASSTPAASASSATDTTASTATASTAATPSQAPKGPVMPGVGLDLSARDLSVSPCDNFFQYASGTWLKNTPIPAAESSWGSWNTLIDQNNAVLRNILETAAANKSAAKGSNLQKVGDFYASAMDTVAIEKAGLKYLQPELARINGVKDLKGLQAQLVRQQMLQTRSVFGFGVRQDSKKSTEYALYLGQGGLTLPDRDYYLKDDARSKTIRSAYTTYLTNMFKMLGDNEATASKNAATVLRLETRLAKASKDRVALRDRYANYNKMTVAEANKQFPNLGLSAMLPQVGLGSAKEIIVGQPEFMKEASTALQQEPVADWKTYMRAHLVNSVASALPKAYVDESFRFQQVMSGAKQQQPRWKRMLRATDGTLGEAFGQIYVEKAFTPETKQKALEMVANIKEAMGEHIQALEWMSPATKTEAMKKLNSFTVKIGYPDKWKDYSALNISRESYLKNVLAAREWEYKDNLSKFGKPIDRGEWGMTPPTVNAYYNSSMNEIVFPAGIMQPPFFDPKADDAVNYGGMGAVIGHEITHGFDDQGRQSDAEGNLRDWWTKEDAAEFTKRAGLVGAQYSAFQPLDSVFVNGKLTMGENLADFGGTALAYSALQKQIKKQYPNGSVPQFDGLTPEQRFFLAWAQIWRTSARPEYIRQQVLTDPHSPAQYRTNGPLMNMPEFYEAFGCKQDAKMVRADNVRARIW, from the coding sequence ATGACCTCCAAAAACTACCTGTTGCTCACCCTGGGCACGGCGGCAGGCCTGGCCCTCACGGGCTGCGCTTCCAGCACGCCAGCCGCCTCGGCCTCTTCTGCCACCGATACCACAGCCAGCACGGCCACTGCTTCCACGGCTGCTACCCCCTCGCAGGCCCCGAAGGGTCCGGTAATGCCCGGCGTTGGCCTCGACCTCTCGGCCCGCGACCTGTCCGTGTCGCCCTGCGACAATTTCTTCCAGTACGCCTCGGGCACCTGGCTTAAGAACACGCCCATTCCGGCCGCCGAGTCGTCGTGGGGTTCCTGGAACACGCTGATTGACCAGAACAACGCCGTGCTGCGCAATATTCTGGAAACGGCCGCCGCCAACAAATCGGCCGCCAAGGGCAGCAACCTGCAGAAAGTGGGCGACTTTTACGCCTCGGCCATGGACACCGTGGCCATCGAGAAAGCCGGCCTGAAGTACCTGCAGCCCGAACTGGCCCGCATCAATGGCGTGAAAGACCTGAAAGGCCTGCAGGCCCAGCTGGTGCGCCAGCAGATGCTGCAAACCCGCTCGGTATTTGGCTTCGGCGTACGCCAGGACTCCAAGAAAAGCACCGAGTACGCCCTCTACCTGGGCCAGGGCGGCCTTACTCTGCCCGACCGGGACTACTACCTCAAGGACGACGCCCGCTCCAAAACCATCCGCTCGGCCTACACTACTTACCTGACCAACATGTTCAAGATGTTGGGCGATAATGAGGCCACCGCTTCCAAGAACGCCGCTACCGTGCTGCGCCTGGAAACCCGCTTGGCTAAAGCCAGCAAGGACCGCGTAGCCCTGCGCGACCGGTACGCCAACTACAACAAAATGACGGTAGCCGAGGCCAACAAACAGTTCCCGAACCTGGGGCTGTCCGCCATGCTGCCTCAGGTTGGCCTGGGCTCGGCCAAGGAGATTATCGTAGGGCAGCCTGAGTTCATGAAGGAAGCCAGCACGGCCCTGCAGCAGGAGCCCGTGGCCGACTGGAAAACCTACATGCGCGCCCACCTGGTGAACTCCGTGGCCTCGGCCCTGCCGAAAGCCTACGTGGATGAGTCGTTCCGTTTCCAGCAGGTGATGAGCGGCGCCAAGCAGCAGCAGCCCCGCTGGAAGCGCATGCTCCGCGCCACCGACGGTACCCTGGGCGAGGCCTTCGGCCAGATCTACGTGGAGAAGGCTTTCACGCCGGAAACCAAGCAGAAGGCTCTGGAGATGGTAGCCAACATCAAGGAAGCCATGGGTGAGCACATCCAGGCCCTGGAATGGATGAGCCCGGCTACCAAAACCGAGGCCATGAAAAAGCTCAACTCCTTCACCGTTAAAATCGGCTACCCCGATAAGTGGAAGGATTACTCGGCCCTGAACATCTCGCGCGAGTCGTACCTGAAAAACGTGCTGGCCGCCCGCGAATGGGAGTACAAAGACAACCTCAGCAAGTTTGGTAAGCCCATTGACCGCGGCGAGTGGGGCATGACCCCGCCCACGGTGAATGCCTACTACAACTCATCGATGAACGAAATTGTGTTCCCGGCCGGCATCATGCAGCCCCCGTTCTTCGACCCCAAAGCCGATGACGCTGTGAACTATGGCGGCATGGGCGCGGTCATCGGCCATGAAATCACCCACGGTTTCGATGACCAGGGTCGCCAATCGGACGCCGAGGGCAACCTGCGCGACTGGTGGACCAAGGAGGATGCCGCCGAATTCACGAAGCGGGCCGGCCTCGTGGGCGCTCAGTACTCCGCTTTCCAACCCCTGGACTCGGTGTTCGTGAACGGCAAGCTGACCATGGGTGAGAACCTGGCCGACTTTGGTGGTACCGCTCTGGCTTATTCGGCCCTGCAGAAGCAGATCAAGAAGCAGTACCCGAATGGCAGCGTGCCCCAGTTCGACGGCCTGACGCCGGAGCAGCGCTTCTTCCTGGCCTGGGCTCAAATCTGGCGTACCAGCGCCCGGCCCGAGTACATCCGCCAGCAGGTGCTCACGGACCCGCACTCCCCGGCTCAGTACCGCACTAACGGCCCGCTCATGAACATGCCCGAGTTCTACGAGGCCTTCGGCTGCAAGCAGGACGCCAAGATGGTACGCGCCGACAACGTGCGCGCCCGCATCTGGTAA
- a CDS encoding BlaI/MecI/CopY family transcriptional regulator yields MERLTQPEEEAMRGFWHLNGAFIKEVLELLPEPRPPYTTLASTVRNLERKGYLRGEKLGNTFRFTPLIPAEDYRKRFLGTFVGDYFRNSYKELVSFFAKEQKISAEELKEIVRMIEKGEDK; encoded by the coding sequence ATGGAACGACTTACCCAACCTGAAGAAGAAGCCATGCGCGGCTTCTGGCACCTGAACGGTGCTTTTATCAAGGAGGTGCTGGAGCTGCTGCCCGAGCCCCGCCCACCCTACACCACCCTGGCCTCCACGGTGCGCAACCTGGAGCGCAAGGGCTACCTGCGCGGCGAAAAGCTGGGCAACACCTTCCGCTTCACGCCCCTGATTCCGGCCGAGGACTACCGCAAGCGCTTTCTGGGCACCTTCGTGGGCGACTACTTCCGCAACTCCTATAAAGAGCTGGTTTCCTTTTTCGCCAAGGAGCAGAAAATCAGCGCCGAAGAGCTTAAGGAGATTGTGCGCATGATTGAAAAAGGCGAGGACAAATGA
- a CDS encoding M56 family metallopeptidase, with translation MSTPELLPYLLKVNGALLLFCAGYYLLLRRLTFFRLNRAFLLVVLVFAPLYPLLDVSQWFARSQPLPVPLLELAPTWQALPVGAATAPEAINWLGFAYWTGVGVLAVRFLLQLLSLYRLHRRSRPTEFEGAGFRAVPEPVAPFAFWQTVYLNPNQHGPDELPAILCHEQVHVREWHTVDVLLAQLSLVFYWFNPGVWLLRQALHENLEFHTDYRVLQSGLLDSKAYQYRLLRQNVQSQAHSNALVSHFNFHLLKTRIAMMNKPRTAPLQAARYLLLLPLALSLLSFSAPKVTLAVGTASDLAAPTPTDVEKDAPVSALPPAALAYIVKEYPEYRLIGVTEVRAADGSNLRYRAEIAYGRRPVKVLFGAEGQALVAAEPLYFLDGKPATKAEVEALSPAAIESVNVLKKEDAKAFGEKASSGVILVITKKNKDSAEVQAFLKAHNISYTPPTPEVQQIINAVTAGKGLPAADLQGRLLLINGKEATPGETKLPAGSVQSVYVLDAEKATAKYGEKGKNGAVIITTKQ, from the coding sequence ATGAGCACGCCCGAACTGCTACCCTACCTGCTGAAGGTGAACGGAGCCCTGCTGCTGTTCTGCGCCGGGTACTACCTGCTGCTGCGTCGCCTGACCTTCTTCCGCCTGAACCGGGCCTTTCTGCTGGTGGTCCTGGTGTTCGCGCCGCTTTATCCGCTGCTGGATGTCAGCCAGTGGTTTGCCCGGAGCCAGCCCCTGCCGGTGCCGCTGCTGGAGCTGGCGCCCACCTGGCAGGCACTGCCGGTAGGCGCGGCCACCGCGCCCGAGGCTATCAACTGGCTGGGCTTTGCCTACTGGACGGGGGTAGGGGTGCTGGCGGTGCGGTTTCTGCTGCAGCTGCTGTCCTTGTACCGCCTGCACCGCCGCTCCCGGCCCACAGAGTTTGAGGGGGCAGGGTTTCGGGCCGTGCCGGAGCCGGTGGCACCCTTTGCCTTCTGGCAAACGGTGTATCTGAACCCCAACCAGCATGGCCCCGACGAGTTGCCGGCCATTCTCTGCCACGAGCAGGTGCATGTGCGCGAGTGGCATACCGTGGATGTGCTGCTGGCCCAGCTGAGCCTGGTGTTCTACTGGTTTAACCCCGGCGTGTGGCTGCTGCGGCAGGCCCTGCACGAAAACCTGGAGTTCCACACCGACTACCGGGTGCTGCAGTCCGGTCTGCTCGATTCCAAAGCCTACCAATACCGCCTGCTGCGCCAGAACGTGCAAAGTCAGGCCCATTCCAATGCCTTGGTCAGTCATTTCAACTTTCACCTGTTAAAAACCCGCATTGCCATGATGAATAAGCCCCGCACTGCCCCCCTGCAGGCCGCCCGCTACCTGCTGCTGCTACCGCTGGCCCTGAGCCTTTTGAGTTTCTCGGCTCCCAAAGTAACGTTGGCCGTAGGAACGGCTTCCGACCTAGCTGCCCCTACCCCCACCGACGTGGAGAAAGATGCTCCTGTTAGCGCGCTTCCGCCTGCGGCCCTGGCCTACATTGTGAAGGAATATCCGGAGTACCGCCTTATTGGAGTGACCGAAGTGCGGGCTGCCGATGGCAGTAACCTGCGCTACCGGGCGGAAATAGCTTACGGGCGCCGCCCCGTCAAAGTGCTCTTCGGCGCGGAAGGCCAGGCGCTGGTAGCCGCCGAGCCTTTGTACTTTCTGGATGGCAAGCCAGCCACTAAAGCTGAAGTAGAAGCACTTAGCCCAGCTGCCATCGAAAGTGTGAATGTGCTGAAGAAGGAGGACGCTAAAGCTTTCGGTGAAAAAGCGAGCAGTGGAGTTATCCTGGTTATCACGAAGAAAAACAAAGACTCGGCAGAGGTCCAGGCCTTCCTGAAGGCGCACAACATTTCCTATACACCGCCAACGCCGGAAGTACAGCAGATAATAAACGCCGTAACTGCGGGTAAAGGCCTCCCAGCCGCAGATCTGCAGGGCCGCCTGCTGCTCATCAATGGCAAAGAGGCTACCCCCGGCGAAACGAAACTGCCGGCAGGTAGCGTGCAGAGCGTGTATGTGCTGGACGCCGAAAAGGCTACCGCCAAGTATGGCGAGAAGGGTAAAAACGGCGCGGTAATTATCACCACCAAACAATAG
- a CDS encoding YgcG family protein, translated as MHRLLLFLWLFVVGLGWSATGTAQELPPRPSPFQFLNDQAQLLPPANAKTLESGLRRYADETGTQIVVVTVPSLGGRSAAEYARALGTAWGIGQRDKNNGLVVLLGAQDRQVSIQAGSGLQDRITPELTQRVIREQMTPSFKQGRYFAGLRTGLNTLMLAANPSSDPRQNQPAAAATPSASPNDMGAAPNSGLSNELPASAATPDPMMTPAAAPEPASSGFGIGTLVLGVVVIGGGIWLVSKLFRRRSPAAPTAPGTYVAGTAPAPDFLPRQPNAPAGNYGPRATQPGGAPDFLPNRNSGFGGGGGSGLGSGMGGMLMTGAAAAAGAYLGNRMAEGHDRPDSSALNPDTPPPSLGTDAAAGAIGGAGAASGGFPALDNTGTSDEAGPDYFSEDYTANEPDYFSSDDASSYDDMSSDDTGGGGFDGGDDNSGSW; from the coding sequence ATGCACCGCCTTCTTCTTTTTCTGTGGCTTTTCGTGGTGGGCCTGGGCTGGTCGGCCACGGGCACGGCCCAGGAGCTGCCGCCCCGACCTTCGCCGTTTCAGTTCCTCAACGACCAGGCCCAGCTCCTACCCCCTGCCAACGCCAAAACCCTGGAGAGCGGCCTGCGCCGCTACGCCGATGAAACCGGTACCCAGATTGTGGTGGTAACGGTGCCTTCCTTGGGTGGGCGCAGCGCCGCCGAGTACGCCCGGGCCCTGGGCACGGCCTGGGGCATTGGGCAGCGCGACAAAAACAACGGGCTGGTGGTATTGCTGGGCGCCCAGGACCGGCAGGTAAGCATTCAGGCCGGCTCGGGCCTGCAGGACCGCATTACGCCCGAGCTGACTCAGCGGGTAATCAGGGAGCAGATGACGCCTAGCTTCAAGCAGGGCCGCTACTTTGCCGGCCTGCGCACCGGTCTGAATACTCTGATGCTGGCCGCCAACCCCAGCTCCGATCCGCGTCAGAACCAGCCGGCCGCCGCTGCTACCCCTTCTGCCTCCCCCAACGATATGGGCGCCGCCCCGAACAGCGGCCTCAGCAACGAGCTGCCCGCCAGTGCTGCTACTCCCGACCCCATGATGACGCCCGCTGCCGCGCCTGAGCCGGCCTCCTCGGGCTTTGGCATTGGTACGCTGGTACTGGGCGTGGTGGTAATAGGTGGGGGCATCTGGCTGGTATCAAAGCTATTCCGGCGGCGCAGCCCGGCAGCGCCCACCGCCCCCGGCACCTATGTTGCCGGCACTGCCCCGGCCCCCGATTTCCTGCCCCGCCAGCCCAACGCCCCGGCTGGCAATTACGGGCCACGCGCTACCCAACCCGGCGGCGCTCCTGATTTTCTGCCCAACCGCAACAGCGGCTTCGGCGGTGGTGGGGGTAGCGGCCTGGGCAGTGGCATGGGCGGCATGCTCATGACCGGAGCGGCGGCCGCAGCCGGCGCTTACCTCGGCAACCGCATGGCCGAGGGCCACGACCGGCCGGATAGCAGTGCCCTCAACCCCGACACTCCCCCTCCTTCCCTGGGCACTGATGCTGCCGCCGGAGCCATAGGCGGCGCCGGAGCAGCATCCGGCGGCTTCCCGGCCCTGGACAACACCGGCACCTCGGATGAGGCCGGCCCGGACTACTTCTCGGAGGACTACACGGCTAATGAGCCCGACTACTTTTCCTCTGACGATGCTTCCTCCTACGATGATATGTCGTCGGATGACACGGGCGGGGGTGGTTTCGATGGCGGCGACGATAATAGCGGTAGCTGGTAA
- a CDS encoding Hsp20/alpha crystallin family protein: MAIQKYQDSFSDMNSSSFSTMLDRFFSDSLASRGRVNSFSPHVDAYETEKSYEIEAALPGLKREDIKVDFHQGRLTISGERHFRQEQNERRYHMVESSYGSFHRAFQLPDTVEASGIAARFEDGILHVSVPKDEKKTMRHQIEVRGGQGQHSSPGQMSERMGQQATDVAVQSSGAHPGNGHPSNGTAASTDPVEEMRNRPQSSGVGS; this comes from the coding sequence ATGGCTATTCAGAAGTATCAGGACTCGTTTTCTGACATGAACTCCTCTAGCTTCAGCACCATGCTCGACCGGTTTTTCAGCGACTCGCTGGCTTCCCGGGGGCGGGTGAACAGCTTCTCGCCCCACGTTGATGCCTACGAAACCGAGAAAAGCTACGAGATAGAAGCGGCCCTACCCGGCCTGAAGCGCGAAGACATTAAGGTGGACTTTCACCAGGGACGCCTGACTATTTCGGGCGAGCGGCACTTCCGCCAGGAGCAGAATGAGCGGCGCTACCACATGGTGGAAAGCTCCTACGGCTCTTTCCACCGCGCCTTCCAACTGCCCGATACGGTGGAGGCCAGCGGCATTGCGGCCCGCTTCGAGGACGGCATTCTGCACGTAAGCGTACCCAAGGACGAGAAGAAAACCATGCGCCACCAGATTGAGGTGCGCGGCGGCCAGGGCCAGCACAGCAGCCCCGGCCAGATGTCGGAGCGCATGGGCCAGCAGGCCACCGATGTAGCAGTGCAGTCGTCGGGCGCCCACCCCGGCAACGGACATCCGTCGAATGGCACCGCAGCCTCCACTGACCCCGTTGAGGAAATGAGAAACCGGCCCCAAAGCTCCGGGGTAGGTTCCTGA
- a CDS encoding aldehyde dehydrogenase family protein, producing the protein MQPYQGLELQFINGEWKPGREDDYIKDINPFDNSELLTIKCAGLAELDEAYGAAKAAATGWGNALPQERRDILIRAAQLLLERKDEIANWIAREAGGAHAKAEAEIMLAHEVLMEASSFPNRLHGFILNSSTPGKESRVYRKPLGVVGIISPWNFPVHLSMRSIAPALACGNTIVVKPASQTPVTGGTLLAKLFEEAGLPKGVFNVVVGKSSVIGDAFVQHPVPKLISFTGSTPVGKGIGKLAGEALKKVALELGGNNVFIVMEDADLDRAVAAAMMGKFMHQGQICMAVNRFLVHEPVYDAFCEKLVARTKALKVGDPQQRDTDIGPLIDEKQVQRIQKDLEESVAQGAKIVCGGEADGATLHPTVLRDVRNDMPIAQNEIFGPVAPLIPFRDEAEMLQLANELDFGLSGALHTGNVTRGVQLARQIETGMIHVNDQSVNDEPNAPFGGERESGLGRFGGEWVMEEMTRVQWVSVQHEPRDYPI; encoded by the coding sequence ATGCAACCCTACCAAGGTCTCGAACTGCAATTCATCAACGGCGAGTGGAAACCCGGCCGCGAAGACGACTACATCAAGGATATCAACCCTTTCGACAACTCCGAGCTGCTGACCATTAAGTGCGCCGGCCTCGCGGAACTCGACGAAGCCTACGGCGCAGCCAAAGCCGCCGCTACGGGCTGGGGCAACGCCCTACCCCAGGAGCGGCGCGACATCCTGATTCGGGCGGCCCAGCTGCTGCTCGAGCGCAAAGACGAAATTGCCAACTGGATAGCCCGCGAAGCCGGTGGGGCCCACGCCAAGGCCGAAGCCGAAATCATGCTGGCCCACGAGGTGCTGATGGAGGCCTCGTCGTTCCCGAACCGCCTGCACGGCTTTATCCTTAACTCCAGCACCCCCGGCAAGGAAAGCCGCGTGTACCGTAAGCCGCTGGGGGTAGTGGGCATCATCAGCCCCTGGAATTTTCCGGTGCATCTGTCCATGCGCTCCATTGCCCCGGCCCTGGCCTGCGGCAATACCATTGTGGTGAAGCCCGCCTCCCAGACGCCCGTAACCGGCGGCACGCTCCTGGCCAAGCTCTTCGAGGAAGCTGGCCTGCCCAAGGGCGTGTTCAACGTGGTGGTAGGCAAGTCGTCCGTCATCGGCGACGCCTTCGTGCAGCATCCGGTGCCCAAGCTGATTTCGTTTACCGGCTCCACGCCCGTGGGCAAAGGCATTGGCAAGCTGGCCGGCGAGGCCCTGAAAAAGGTAGCCCTGGAGTTGGGCGGCAACAACGTGTTTATTGTGATGGAAGACGCCGACTTGGATAGGGCCGTGGCTGCTGCCATGATGGGCAAGTTTATGCACCAGGGCCAGATCTGCATGGCCGTCAACCGCTTTCTGGTGCACGAGCCGGTGTATGATGCCTTCTGCGAAAAGCTGGTGGCGCGCACCAAGGCCCTGAAAGTAGGCGACCCCCAACAGCGCGACACCGACATCGGCCCCCTCATCGACGAGAAGCAGGTGCAGCGCATCCAGAAAGACCTGGAAGAAAGCGTGGCCCAGGGCGCCAAAATCGTGTGCGGAGGCGAGGCCGACGGCGCCACCTTGCACCCCACCGTGCTGCGCGACGTGCGCAACGATATGCCCATTGCCCAGAATGAAATCTTCGGGCCCGTGGCGCCCCTGATTCCGTTCCGCGACGAGGCCGAGATGCTGCAGCTGGCCAACGAGCTGGACTTTGGCCTGAGCGGAGCCCTACACACAGGCAACGTAACGCGCGGCGTGCAGCTGGCCCGCCAGATTGAAACCGGCATGATTCACGTAAACGACCAGAGTGTAAACGACGAGCCCAATGCGCCCTTCGGCGGTGAACGGGAATCGGGGCTGGGCCGCTTTGGGGGCGAGTGGGTGATGGAAGAAATGACCCGGGTGCAGTGGGTTTCGGTGCAGCACGAGCCCCGCGACTACCCCATCTAG